One Streptomyces mobaraensis NBRC 13819 = DSM 40847 DNA segment encodes these proteins:
- a CDS encoding aminoglycoside phosphotransferase family protein, producing MGHANDRLEPPERLVHALGSDPDPARAEAARRWLAGLPATAREWLDRWELTPERVQAPGGRTGLVVLAHRADGTPAALKLLPPGGAAAAEHAALEHWGGLGAVRVLTAAPEAGALLLERLSPDVGLRSLAEAKAQLEASATLQRLWVAPPGGTAVPSVADHTAGLAGALRTWRDEPWAADARPLVDEALDLRDALAPGPADEPPSLLHGAYHQGKVLAGERLPWLAVGPRPLTGERAYDLARLVRDRADTLLASPGAAAIARRRAARLADTLEVDAERLRGWTLFRAVADGVRERAAGNGKAAELLLEFAALL from the coding sequence ATGGGCCATGCGAACGACCGCCTCGAACCGCCGGAACGGCTGGTTCACGCCCTGGGCTCCGACCCCGACCCCGCCCGCGCGGAGGCCGCCCGCCGGTGGCTGGCCGGGCTCCCGGCGACGGCCCGGGAGTGGCTGGACCGCTGGGAGCTGACGCCCGAACGGGTGCAGGCGCCGGGTGGGCGTACGGGCCTGGTGGTCCTGGCGCACCGGGCGGACGGCACCCCGGCGGCGCTCAAGCTCCTGCCGCCCGGCGGCGCGGCGGCGGCCGAGCACGCCGCGCTGGAGCACTGGGGCGGACTGGGCGCGGTCCGGGTCCTGACGGCCGCTCCGGAGGCGGGCGCGCTGCTGCTGGAGCGGCTGAGCCCGGACGTCGGCCTGCGCTCGCTCGCCGAGGCCAAGGCACAGTTGGAGGCGTCGGCGACGCTCCAGCGGCTGTGGGTCGCGCCGCCCGGCGGCACGGCCGTCCCCTCGGTGGCCGACCACACGGCCGGCCTGGCCGGCGCCCTGCGCACCTGGCGGGACGAGCCCTGGGCGGCCGACGCCCGGCCGCTCGTCGACGAGGCCCTGGACCTGCGGGACGCGCTGGCCCCGGGCCCCGCCGACGAGCCGCCGAGCCTGCTGCACGGCGCCTACCACCAGGGCAAGGTCCTGGCCGGCGAGCGGCTGCCCTGGCTGGCGGTGGGCCCCCGCCCGCTGACCGGCGAACGCGCCTACGACCTGGCCCGCCTGGTCCGCGACCGCGCCGACACCCTCCTCGCCTCCCCCGGCGCGGCGGCGATCGCCCGCCGCCGCGCGGCCCGTCTCGCGGACACCCTGGAGGTGGACGCGGAGCGGCTGCGCGGCTGGACGCTGTTCCGCGCGGTGGCGGACGGGGTACGGGAGCGGGCGGCCGGCAACGGGAAGGCGGCCGAACTCCTGCTGGAGTTCGCGGCGTTGCTGTAG
- a CDS encoding ferritin-like domain-containing protein yields MTDPAVLTAVQAALAAEHAAVYGYGVVGARAGEERAQEAREAYEAHRGRRDALRRTVHGLGGAPVVAEAAYVLPFPVPDAPAAARLAAELESRVAAVYADLVAAADGALRGEAAAALREAAVRGTRWRGGSVAFPGLAGRAPAGA; encoded by the coding sequence ATGACGGATCCGGCCGTGCTGACGGCCGTACAGGCGGCCCTGGCCGCCGAGCACGCCGCGGTCTACGGGTACGGGGTGGTCGGCGCGCGTGCCGGGGAGGAGCGGGCCCAGGAGGCCCGCGAGGCGTACGAGGCACACCGGGGCCGGCGGGACGCGCTGCGGCGGACCGTCCACGGCCTGGGCGGCGCCCCGGTCGTCGCCGAGGCGGCGTACGTACTGCCGTTCCCGGTGCCGGACGCGCCCGCCGCGGCGCGCCTGGCGGCGGAGCTGGAGAGCAGGGTGGCGGCCGTCTACGCCGATCTGGTCGCGGCGGCGGACGGCGCGCTGCGCGGGGAGGCCGCGGCGGCGCTGCGCGAGGCGGCGGTGCGCGGAACGCGCTGGCGGGGCGGCAGCGTAGCCTTCCCTGGGCTCGCCGGGCGGGCCCCGGCCGGCGCGTAG